A genomic stretch from Eubacterium sulci ATCC 35585 includes:
- a CDS encoding UDP-N-acetylmuramate--alanine ligase gives MIDLSKYRKIHCIGIGGIGLSAIAEILLSRGYSVSGSDMKESDITDRLRQTGAVIYLEHVAENVEGADLVVYSAAIAEENPEMVRAKELGIPTASRAEILGLLMDEYPNSIAISGTHGKTTTTSMVSVILEKNKLEPTILVGGYLSEIDGNYKVGDGSFFVTEACEYRDSFLSLRPYIEVILNIDSDHLDYFKDIEHIVRSFDSFTKNIKPGGNIIAYDANPFINRIIKDIEGAITYGYNPSCTYAISDVKFDTNGMPSFNISYRGKPQGTMELSVPGEHNILNATAAFACCHQLGVASVDIIRELKLYTGTKRRFDIIGKAKDNITVVDDYAHHPTEIKATLSAAQNLMHNRIWCLFQPHTYTRTLALFDDFIDSFKGADILVLTDIYAAREKDIYNISSDKLAERIKLAHPEIEVAYIKDFDEIASKVLAEAECDDLVITMGAGDIYKVGQIILEKGQA, from the coding sequence ATGATCGATTTAAGCAAATATAGAAAAATCCATTGTATCGGAATCGGTGGAATAGGGCTTTCTGCTATAGCAGAGATTCTGCTGTCAAGAGGATACAGTGTATCGGGTTCAGATATGAAGGAATCCGACATTACAGATAGATTGAGACAAACTGGAGCAGTAATATATTTAGAGCACGTGGCAGAGAATGTTGAGGGTGCTGATTTAGTAGTTTATTCCGCAGCAATTGCAGAGGAAAACCCAGAGATGGTTAGAGCAAAGGAACTAGGAATTCCTACAGCATCAAGAGCCGAAATTCTGGGATTGCTTATGGATGAATATCCAAATAGCATAGCAATAAGTGGAACTCATGGTAAAACTACTACCACCTCAATGGTTTCTGTTATATTAGAGAAGAATAAGCTGGAACCTACAATCCTTGTCGGAGGATACCTTAGTGAGATTGACGGAAACTACAAGGTAGGCGATGGCTCTTTTTTTGTGACGGAGGCTTGTGAGTATAGAGACAGCTTTTTGAGTCTGAGGCCTTATATCGAGGTTATTCTAAATATAGATTCTGACCATCTAGATTACTTTAAGGATATTGAACATATCGTCAGATCATTTGATAGCTTTACCAAGAATATCAAGCCAGGCGGAAACATCATAGCCTACGATGCAAATCCTTTTATAAACAGAATAATCAAGGATATAGAAGGTGCTATAACATACGGATATAATCCAAGCTGTACATATGCTATTTCAGATGTTAAGTTTGACACAAACGGAATGCCATCTTTTAACATCAGCTATAGAGGCAAGCCGCAAGGGACTATGGAACTTAGTGTTCCAGGAGAACATAATATCCTAAATGCTACAGCTGCATTTGCATGTTGTCATCAGCTAGGAGTTGCATCTGTGGATATTATCAGAGAGCTCAAGCTTTACACAGGAACTAAGAGACGCTTTGATATAATCGGAAAAGCCAAGGACAATATTACAGTAGTAGATGATTATGCACATCATCCAACTGAGATTAAGGCAACTCTATCAGCTGCTCAGAATTTGATGCACAATAGAATTTGGTGTCTATTCCAACCGCATACATATACGCGTACACTAGCACTATTTGATGATTTTATAGATTCATTCAAGGGTGCGGATATACTCGTTTTGACTGACATATATGCTGCTAGAGAAAAAGATATATATAACATATCTTCAGATAAGCTCGCAGAGAGAATCAAACTAGCACATCCAGAGATTGAGGTGGCTTATATTAAGGACTTTGATGAGATCGCATCCAAGGTTCTTGCAGAGGCTGAGTGCGATGACCTAGTCATCACTATGGGTGCTGGAGACATATACAAGGTTGGACAGATTATTTTAGAAAAAGGACAGGCTTGA
- a CDS encoding pyruvate kinase (catalyzes the formation of phosphoenolpyruvate from pyruvate) codes for MRKTKIVCTLGPSSSNEETIRKMLLSGMNVARVNFSHGTHEQHHKTIETFRKVRDELDMPAAVMLDTKGPEIRLKDFVNGKEFLEDGQEFTLTSRDVEGTSSIVATTYERLPNMVKEGDKILIDDGMIVLTVISKTETDILTKVVHGGNVSNHKGVNIPDVDLGMEYIGEQDRSDILFGIEEDVDYIAASFVRMQEDVEELRKLLNDNGGKDIKIIAKIESTQGVDNFEHILPKVDGIMIARGDMGVELAFERLPGIQKRIIKRCLESGKIAITATQMLESMVENPVPTRAEITDVANAVYDGTSAVMLSGETAAGKYPVEAVEVMAKVAEQAEADNETNYHEDRVWHEMNKRDVTNAVAHAACTLAEDINAAGIMAATNSGFTASRMSKFRPAKMIIGATPYTKAYHQMAMMWGVVPIKAKYNAEVEELFDWFASEAVRSGLVEEGSKLVVTAGLPVEKGSKSNMVRVIAAHQDYK; via the coding sequence ATGAGAAAAACAAAGATTGTATGTACACTAGGACCTTCTTCGAGCAATGAAGAAACCATAAGGAAAATGTTACTTTCAGGCATGAATGTCGCAAGGGTGAATTTTTCACATGGCACGCACGAGCAGCACCACAAGACGATAGAAACCTTCAGGAAGGTTAGAGATGAGCTAGATATGCCAGCAGCTGTCATGCTTGATACAAAGGGACCAGAAATTAGACTAAAGGATTTCGTTAATGGAAAAGAGTTTTTAGAAGATGGTCAGGAGTTTACACTTACATCAAGAGATGTTGAAGGCACAAGTTCAATAGTTGCAACAACATATGAGAGACTTCCTAACATGGTCAAAGAAGGCGATAAGATTTTGATAGATGATGGGATGATTGTGCTCACTGTAATATCAAAGACAGAAACAGATATTTTAACTAAGGTAGTTCACGGTGGAAATGTAAGCAACCACAAGGGTGTAAACATTCCAGATGTTGATCTTGGGATGGAATATATAGGAGAGCAGGATAGAAGCGATATTCTTTTTGGAATAGAGGAGGATGTTGACTACATTGCGGCTTCATTTGTTAGAATGCAGGAGGACGTTGAGGAACTCAGAAAGCTTCTTAATGATAATGGCGGTAAAGATATCAAGATAATAGCAAAGATAGAGAGCACCCAGGGTGTTGATAACTTTGAGCACATTCTTCCTAAGGTTGATGGAATAATGATAGCAAGAGGTGACATGGGTGTAGAACTTGCTTTTGAGCGCCTTCCAGGAATCCAAAAGAGAATAATAAAGAGATGCTTAGAGAGTGGCAAAATAGCTATAACAGCTACACAGATGCTAGAGTCCATGGTCGAAAATCCAGTGCCAACGCGTGCAGAAATTACTGACGTTGCAAATGCAGTTTACGATGGAACTTCAGCTGTGATGCTTTCGGGAGAAACGGCAGCCGGTAAATATCCAGTTGAAGCTGTAGAAGTTATGGCAAAGGTTGCAGAACAGGCTGAGGCTGATAACGAAACAAACTATCACGAAGATAGAGTTTGGCACGAAATGAACAAAAGAGACGTAACAAATGCTGTAGCTCATGCTGCCTGCACTTTAGCTGAGGATATAAATGCAGCAGGAATAATGGCTGCAACAAACTCAGGATTTACAGCATCAAGAATGTCGAAGTTTAGACCAGCAAAGATGATAATAGGTGCAACGCCTTATACAAAGGCATACCATCAAATGGCGATGATGTGGGGAGTTGTTCCAATTAAAGCAAAGTATAATGCAGAAGTTGAGGAGCTGTTTGATTGGTTTGCGTCAGAAGCTGTAAGAAGTGGTCTTGTTGAAGAGGGCAGTAAGCTAGTTGTAACTGCTGGGCTTCCAGTAGAAAAGGGAAGTAAGTCTAATATGGTTAGAGTAATTGCTGCACATCAGGACTACAAATAA
- a CDS encoding septation protein spoVG, with product MQITDVRIRKINVEGKMRAVASVTFDNEFVVHDIKVIDGQNGLFVAMPSRKMGDGDFRDIAHPLASDVRNRIKDAIFEAYDKLPEGEGMTTEY from the coding sequence ATGCAAATTACAGATGTACGCATTCGAAAGATCAATGTAGAAGGCAAAATGAGAGCCGTAGCATCCGTAACATTTGACAATGAGTTCGTAGTACACGACATCAAGGTCATTGACGGACAGAATGGGTTATTCGTTGCTATGCCAAGTAGAAAGATGGGAGATGGAGACTTCAGAGACATAGCTCATCCTCTTGCTTCAGACGTTCGTAACAGAATTAAAGATGCAATCTTTGAGGCATATGACAAATTACCAGAAGGCGAAGGCATGACAACTGAGTATTAG
- a CDS encoding hypoxanthine phosphoribosyltransferase, whose translation MKAKQDAIGTVLFTQKEITKRAKEIGEQINKDYKGEEVVLIGTLKGAIMWMADIMKEIKLDTKIDFVAASSYGSATTSSGVVKITKDIGMNLFDKNIIIIEDIVDTGTTLKYLKEYISARNPKTIKICTLLDKPARRKADVEADYVGFEVEDLFVVGYGLDYDQKYRNLPYISYLEG comes from the coding sequence ATGAAAGCAAAACAGGATGCAATTGGAACAGTTCTCTTTACACAGAAAGAGATAACTAAGAGAGCCAAGGAAATAGGCGAACAGATAAACAAAGACTATAAGGGTGAGGAGGTTGTCCTAATAGGTACGCTTAAGGGCGCTATCATGTGGATGGCTGATATCATGAAGGAAATTAAGCTAGACACTAAGATTGACTTTGTTGCAGCAAGCAGCTATGGTTCAGCTACAACAAGTAGCGGTGTCGTTAAGATTACTAAGGATATCGGAATGAACCTCTTTGATAAAAACATCATCATAATCGAGGACATTGTTGATACTGGAACAACACTCAAGTATCTCAAGGAGTACATATCCGCAAGAAATCCAAAGACAATTAAGATTTGCACATTGCTAGATAAACCAGCAAGAAGAAAAGCTGATGTAGAGGCTGACTATGTTGGTTTTGAGGTCGAGGATTTGTTTGTGGTTGGTTATGGGCTCGACTATGACCAAAAGTATAGAAATCTTCCATATATTAGTTACTTAGAAGGTTAG
- a CDS encoding ribose-phosphate pyrophosphokinase (catalyzes the formation of 5-phospho-alpha-D-ribose 1-phosphate from D-ribose 5-phosphate and ATP): MRNGAFLDFKIFTCNSHNELAEEIASLMGKPLGKADVKKFSDGEISVNIGETVRGVDVYIVQSTCAPVNDNLMELLIMIDAMKRASAGRINAVIPYYGYARQDRKAKARDPITAKLVADLIVAAGADRVLTMDLHANQIQGYFNIPVDHLLGLPILAKYFGDKNLEDVCVVSPDHGSVTRARNLAEYLNCPIAIIDKRRPSPNKSEIMNIVGDIKDKNCIIIDDMIDTAGTLTNAANAIKNMGAKSVYACATHPVLSGPAIERLKESAITELVLLNTIPMPKEKRLDKMRFLSVGNLFAEAMMRVHNNGSISELFDKERKLK; encoded by the coding sequence ATGAGAAACGGCGCATTTTTAGATTTTAAGATTTTCACTTGTAACTCACACAACGAGCTTGCTGAAGAGATAGCTTCACTGATGGGTAAGCCACTAGGAAAAGCAGATGTTAAAAAATTCAGCGATGGTGAAATCTCAGTAAATATCGGAGAGACAGTAAGAGGTGTTGACGTCTATATCGTACAGTCAACATGTGCGCCAGTTAATGATAATCTGATGGAACTTCTAATAATGATAGATGCTATGAAGCGTGCTTCAGCTGGTAGAATTAATGCAGTTATTCCATACTATGGATATGCAAGACAGGATAGAAAGGCTAAGGCAAGAGATCCAATCACAGCAAAGCTAGTTGCTGATTTAATCGTGGCTGCAGGAGCTGACAGAGTGCTCACAATGGATCTTCATGCAAACCAGATTCAGGGATACTTCAATATACCAGTAGATCATCTCCTTGGACTGCCTATTCTTGCAAAGTACTTTGGAGATAAGAATTTGGAAGATGTGTGCGTTGTTTCTCCAGATCACGGAAGTGTTACAAGAGCGAGAAATCTCGCTGAATATTTGAACTGTCCAATCGCTATCATTGATAAGAGAAGACCTAGCCCAAATAAGAGTGAAATAATGAACATTGTCGGAGATATAAAGGATAAGAACTGTATCATTATCGATGATATGATAGATACAGCTGGAACACTGACAAACGCAGCTAATGCAATCAAGAACATGGGAGCTAAATCCGTTTATGCATGTGCAACTCACCCAGTATTGTCAGGACCAGCGATAGAAAGACTAAAGGAATCTGCAATAACAGAGCTTGTACTTCTAAATACAATTCCTATGCCAAAGGAGAAGCGCCTAGATAAGATGCGTTTCCTTTCAGTAGGAAATCTATTTGCAGAGGCTATGATGAGAGTTCATAATAACGGATCAATCAGTGAACTCTTTGATAAGGAAAGAAAATTAAAGTAA
- a CDS encoding GTP-binding protein, with translation MRIIRSELEAVAVRPNQYPDASLDEIAFVGRSNVGKSSLLNLLTNRKSLARVSGNPGKTRTINFYLINDAFRFVDLPGYGYAKVSKSITADWDRMMDDFFKQRKNLKRVVQLVDIRHEPSKLDVQMYEYLRSYGLDGLVCATKADKISGNQKQKNLSIIRKSLNLGKEDKIVPVSALKKTGHDVLLDYIAEELGIE, from the coding sequence ATGAGAATTATCAGGTCAGAATTGGAAGCGGTCGCAGTAAGACCAAATCAGTATCCAGATGCAAGTCTTGATGAAATAGCATTTGTAGGGCGCTCAAATGTAGGAAAATCCTCGCTGCTCAACCTGTTAACAAACAGGAAGAGTCTGGCGAGGGTCAGCGGAAACCCAGGAAAAACAAGGACGATTAACTTCTATTTGATAAACGATGCATTTCGCTTTGTCGACCTGCCTGGATATGGCTATGCTAAGGTATCAAAGAGTATTACAGCTGACTGGGACAGAATGATGGATGATTTCTTTAAACAGAGAAAAAACCTTAAGAGGGTAGTTCAGCTTGTCGATATTAGACACGAGCCATCAAAACTAGATGTTCAGATGTATGAATACCTAAGAAGTTATGGACTTGATGGACTTGTTTGTGCCACAAAGGCAGACAAAATATCCGGAAATCAGAAGCAGAAAAATCTATCGATAATCAGAAAGAGTCTAAACCTTGGTAAGGAAGATAAGATTGTTCCAGTTTCTGCGCTCAAGAAGACTGGACATGATGTGTTACTTGACTATATTGCTGAGGAACTTGGCATAGAATAG
- a CDS encoding peptidyl-tRNA hydrolase, which yields MFLIAGLGNPGKKYEKTRHNLGFMVIDELARRNSVSVDKSKFRALIGEFNLGGEKVILMKPQTYMNLSGDALKEAVNFYKIDLKNVLVIYDDLDIPIGALRIRTSGSPGTHNGMKSVVAQLGSRDFPRVRIGIGSNKDDNLIDFVIGKPSKSEEGVLADTVSEAALAVECYIKDGIDKAMNRFNSGKVAK from the coding sequence ATGTTTTTAATAGCAGGGCTTGGAAATCCCGGAAAGAAATATGAAAAGACAAGACATAATCTGGGATTTATGGTTATAGATGAGCTTGCAAGAAGAAACAGTGTTTCCGTAGATAAATCTAAGTTCAGAGCACTTATCGGTGAGTTTAATCTAGGTGGCGAGAAAGTAATTCTTATGAAGCCGCAAACCTATATGAATCTCAGTGGTGATGCACTTAAGGAGGCAGTCAATTTTTATAAAATTGATCTGAAGAATGTTTTAGTTATTTATGATGATTTGGATATTCCTATAGGTGCGCTTCGTATACGCACCTCAGGAAGTCCAGGTACACATAACGGGATGAAGTCTGTTGTTGCACAACTTGGTAGTCGTGATTTTCCTAGAGTTAGAATAGGAATAGGAAGCAATAAGGATGATAATCTTATTGATTTTGTCATTGGCAAACCAAGTAAATCTGAGGAAGGAGTCCTAGCGGATACGGTTTCTGAAGCGGCTCTTGCGGTAGAGTGCTACATAAAGGATGGAATTGATAAGGCGATGAATAGATTTAATTCAGGAAAAGTCGCTAAATAG
- a CDS encoding GTP-binding protein, with protein sequence MKLGIVGLPNVGKSTLFNAITKAGAEAANYPFCTIEPNVGVVTVPDSRIDTLHEVYNSKKTIYTSIEFCDIAGLVKGASKGEGLGNKFLGHIREVAAIIHVVRGFDDDNIVHVSGQIDPLSDIETINMELILSDLEVLEKRAAKTQKNLKGDKSLAKELELLNKVIAFLEEGKSARAMELSDDDAEYVKSLDLLSYKPIIYVINLSEDEINDTDDNERVKQIKEFAKTEDAEVVCICARIEEEISELDKEEKEMFLTELGIDESGLDKLIKASYKLLNLISFLTAGEDEVRAWTIKRGTKAPQAAGKIHTDFERGFIRAETISYDKLMECNGSLAAAREKGFIRAEGKEYIVKDGDVMNFLFNV encoded by the coding sequence ATGAAACTAGGTATAGTTGGCCTTCCAAACGTAGGCAAAAGTACACTTTTTAATGCAATTACAAAAGCTGGAGCAGAAGCAGCAAATTACCCCTTCTGCACGATAGAGCCAAACGTTGGTGTAGTTACAGTTCCAGACAGCAGAATAGATACACTTCATGAGGTATATAACTCTAAGAAGACAATTTATACTTCAATTGAATTCTGTGATATCGCAGGTCTCGTTAAAGGTGCATCAAAGGGTGAAGGTCTCGGAAACAAGTTCCTTGGTCACATCAGAGAAGTTGCTGCTATTATTCACGTTGTTCGTGGCTTTGATGACGATAATATCGTCCATGTATCAGGACAGATTGATCCTCTCTCCGATATTGAAACAATTAACATGGAGCTCATCCTCTCAGATCTTGAAGTCCTAGAAAAGAGAGCAGCTAAGACTCAGAAGAACCTAAAGGGAGATAAGAGTCTTGCTAAGGAACTAGAACTCCTAAACAAGGTTATTGCCTTTCTAGAAGAAGGTAAATCTGCACGTGCCATGGAGCTATCAGATGATGATGCAGAATATGTCAAGTCACTTGACCTTCTATCTTACAAACCTATCATCTACGTGATAAATCTTTCAGAAGACGAAATAAATGATACAGATGATAACGAGCGTGTTAAGCAGATTAAGGAATTTGCAAAGACTGAAGATGCTGAAGTTGTCTGCATCTGTGCCCGTATAGAAGAAGAAATCTCCGAGCTAGATAAGGAAGAAAAAGAAATGTTCCTTACAGAGCTAGGTATTGATGAGTCAGGTCTTGATAAACTTATCAAAGCATCATATAAACTCCTCAATCTTATTTCATTCCTCACAGCTGGTGAAGATGAAGTTAGAGCTTGGACTATCAAGAGAGGAACAAAGGCACCTCAGGCTGCAGGAAAGATTCATACAGATTTTGAAAGAGGCTTTATCAGAGCCGAAACCATTTCTTATGATAAACTTATGGAATGTAACGGCAGCCTTGCCGCAGCTCGCGAAAAGGGCTTTATACGCGCTGAGGGTAAGGAATACATCGTTAAGGACGGAGATGTAATGAACTTCCTCTTCAATGTATAG
- a CDS encoding pur operon repressor — protein sequence MRMKRTERVGAIIKILTDSPCKVFPLQFFCDLFNTAKSSVSEDISIASSSVMSTGTGYIETIAGAKGGVRFVPDISDEELIKLQNELCDKLCDHSRILAGDFLYTSDIFFDAAFTDRLASIFVRKFKDSGADYVATVETKGIPLAASTARKLNIPLVVIRREAKVSEGSTVSINYFSGSYDRVQKMSLSKRAVTPGSKALVIDDFMRGGGSSQGIRDILSEFDVSVCGTGIAIASLEPKKKRIEDFSSIVYLGEVSQDAQIVRVEPNYLMF from the coding sequence GTGCGTATGAAAAGAACAGAACGTGTCGGTGCAATCATTAAAATATTAACCGATTCACCTTGTAAGGTTTTCCCATTGCAATTCTTTTGCGATTTATTTAATACAGCAAAATCTAGCGTTAGCGAAGACATATCCATTGCCTCTTCATCAGTGATGAGTACAGGTACAGGATATATAGAAACTATAGCAGGAGCAAAAGGTGGCGTACGCTTTGTTCCAGATATAAGTGACGAGGAATTAATTAAGCTTCAGAACGAGCTTTGCGATAAACTCTGTGACCATAGCAGAATCCTAGCAGGTGATTTTCTATACACCTCAGATATATTCTTTGATGCAGCATTCACGGACAGGCTTGCATCTATTTTTGTTCGAAAGTTCAAGGACTCAGGTGCCGACTATGTAGCAACTGTAGAAACCAAGGGTATTCCCCTAGCTGCAAGTACAGCAAGAAAGCTAAATATACCACTTGTTGTAATTCGACGCGAAGCAAAAGTTTCAGAAGGATCAACTGTAAGCATTAACTATTTCTCAGGATCATATGACAGAGTCCAGAAGATGTCTCTATCAAAGCGAGCTGTTACTCCAGGTTCAAAAGCTCTTGTAATCGATGATTTCATGCGTGGTGGCGGAAGCAGCCAAGGGATTCGCGATATACTTTCTGAATTTGATGTGAGTGTTTGTGGAACCGGAATCGCCATTGCCTCGCTTGAACCAAAAAAGAAGAGAATTGAAGATTTTTCCTCAATTGTATACCTAGGTGAAGTGTCTCAAGATGCTCAAATTGTAAGGGTTGAACCAAATTATCTGATGTTTTAG
- a CDS encoding diacylglyceryl transferase — MQAPNPIAFTIAGIDVRWYGILIGIAFLLAIYISYRRAPRFDIVQDDILDLTIFLIPLSIIGARAYYVIFSYDNYRGDFIQMLNIRAGGLAIHGGIIAGVIVSYIVARHKKIKFPKLADLIMPQVALAQSIGRWGNFFNSEAHGGPTDLPWAITVYGEKVHPTFLYESIWCLLIFIFLVKISKKRKFDGQIALLYAMLYSFERFWVEGLRTDSLMIGQFRQAQVLSLMVFVLALATYIYQAKKYKKQ, encoded by the coding sequence ATGCAAGCACCAAATCCCATTGCATTTACAATCGCAGGTATTGATGTAAGATGGTACGGCATTTTGATAGGTATCGCCTTTCTTCTAGCGATATATATAAGCTACCGTAGAGCACCGAGATTTGATATCGTGCAGGATGATATTCTTGACCTAACGATATTTCTAATCCCCTTATCCATCATAGGCGCAAGGGCATATTATGTTATATTCAGCTATGATAACTATCGTGGCGACTTTATACAGATGCTTAACATCCGCGCTGGTGGACTTGCTATTCACGGCGGAATAATTGCAGGAGTAATTGTTTCTTACATAGTCGCTAGGCACAAGAAAATCAAGTTTCCTAAATTAGCTGATTTAATTATGCCACAGGTTGCACTAGCCCAATCAATAGGCAGATGGGGAAACTTCTTCAACTCAGAAGCGCACGGTGGTCCTACAGACCTTCCTTGGGCTATTACTGTATACGGTGAGAAAGTACATCCTACATTCCTTTATGAATCTATATGGTGTCTTTTAATATTCATCTTCTTAGTTAAGATATCAAAGAAAAGAAAATTTGATGGACAGATTGCACTGCTTTATGCAATGCTTTACTCATTTGAAAGATTCTGGGTTGAAGGATTGAGAACCGATAGTCTCATGATTGGTCAGTTTAGACAAGCACAGGTACTTAGCCTTATGGTCTTTGTACTAGCACTTGCAACTTACATCTATCAAGCGAAAAAATATAAAAAACAATAA
- a CDS encoding metallo-beta-lactamase, with protein MKIKFCGASTGVTGSCHLLTSGEHKILLDCGQFQGGKAQDALNYEKFPFEPSEIECVVLSHAHIDHCGRLPLLTKRGFEGKIYCTDATADLLSVMLKDSAYIHEKETEWKNRKAERAGREQVEPLYTIEDAEKALSLVSPILYDQQIEINSDMKIVFNDAGHILGSAITELWVTEDDKESKIVFSGDLGMEGRPILRDPTYIKKADYVIMETTYGNRIHKELGSGVDKLIEIILNTTRRGGNVVIPSFAVGRTQELIYELNRFYDSNNEYRKELDKIFVYIDSPMATTATEIFRRNAQVFDEETREYILKGDNPLEFKNLKFTRSSKESQDLNFNKEPKIIISASGMCEAGRIRHHLKHNLWNPKNSIVFVGYQGQGTLGRSLVEGIKMVTLFGEEIQVNAEIHNLEGFSGHADQNGLFAWLAHFEQKPKQIFLVHGEEESKKDFAKLVNEKLSYEPIVVMGNSEFELDMNKSEIVNMDSAREQAAEADKIQKVRDKLSSIHLDLEQILYSANLAVEENISDKKITLINNIIQELEKSTINLATAVNEDDGLREEK; from the coding sequence ATGAAGATTAAGTTTTGTGGAGCATCAACAGGTGTAACAGGATCTTGTCATCTGCTGACAAGTGGAGAACATAAGATTCTGCTTGATTGCGGTCAATTTCAAGGAGGAAAAGCTCAGGACGCACTCAATTATGAGAAGTTTCCATTTGAGCCATCAGAGATAGAGTGCGTAGTTTTATCTCACGCTCATATAGACCACTGCGGAAGATTACCGCTTTTAACAAAGAGGGGGTTCGAGGGAAAAATCTACTGTACGGATGCTACAGCAGATTTACTTTCGGTAATGCTAAAGGACAGCGCCTATATTCACGAAAAAGAGACTGAGTGGAAGAATCGAAAGGCTGAGAGGGCAGGAAGAGAGCAAGTTGAACCTCTTTACACTATCGAAGATGCAGAGAAAGCTTTATCTTTAGTAAGTCCAATTCTCTATGATCAGCAGATAGAAATTAACTCTGACATGAAAATCGTGTTTAATGATGCTGGACATATTCTTGGATCTGCAATCACAGAACTATGGGTAACTGAGGACGATAAGGAATCAAAAATCGTATTCTCAGGCGACCTTGGTATGGAGGGAAGACCTATTTTGCGTGATCCAACCTATATCAAAAAAGCTGATTATGTGATTATGGAGACTACATATGGAAATAGAATCCATAAGGAGCTAGGATCTGGTGTCGATAAACTCATAGAGATAATTTTAAATACGACAAGACGCGGAGGAAACGTCGTCATTCCATCATTTGCTGTCGGTAGAACTCAGGAGTTGATCTACGAGTTAAACCGCTTCTATGACTCAAATAACGAGTATAGAAAAGAACTGGATAAGATATTCGTATACATTGATAGCCCTATGGCTACGACTGCAACTGAAATATTCAGGAGAAATGCTCAGGTATTTGACGAAGAAACCAGGGAATACATACTCAAGGGTGATAATCCGCTTGAGTTTAAGAACCTTAAGTTTACACGAAGCAGCAAGGAGTCTCAGGACCTAAATTTCAATAAGGAGCCTAAGATAATAATATCTGCAAGTGGCATGTGCGAAGCAGGAAGAATTAGACACCACCTAAAACACAATCTATGGAATCCAAAGAATAGTATTGTTTTCGTAGGATATCAGGGACAAGGAACGCTCGGCAGAAGCCTAGTCGAGGGGATAAAGATGGTAACTCTCTTTGGTGAGGAAATTCAGGTCAATGCAGAGATACATAATCTTGAAGGATTTTCTGGACATGCGGACCAAAACGGCCTATTTGCATGGCTTGCACATTTTGAGCAGAAACCTAAGCAGATATTCCTAGTACATGGTGAAGAGGAATCAAAGAAGGACTTTGCAAAACTTGTAAACGAAAAACTTTCATATGAGCCTATCGTAGTAATGGGTAACTCAGAATTTGAGCTTGACATGAACAAGTCTGAGATTGTAAATATGGATAGTGCAAGAGAGCAGGCAGCAGAAGCTGATAAAATTCAAAAGGTTAGAGATAAACTTTCAAGCATACATCTTGATCTGGAGCAAATTCTCTATAGTGCTAACCTTGCTGTAGAAGAAAACATATCTGACAAGAAGATTACACTGATAAATAATATTATACAGGAGCTCGAAAAATCGACTATAAATCTTGCGACAGCTGTCAATGAAGACGATGGACTTCGCGAAGAAAAATAA